tgatctcggggtcctgggatcgagtcccgcatcggactctctgcacagcagggagcctgcttcctcctctctctctgcctgcctctctgcctacttgtgatctctctctgttacatgaagaaataaaaaatctttaaaaaaaaaaaaaaatgtaacctttACAGAGCTAGAGGCCAAAAATTAACTCCCATGTAGGGGAGATTGCCAAACTAACCTCTGTCTGTAGTGTTGCTTCtggtctggggaggggggtggctggCAGTTTCCCACCAAGAGCCCCCGGACTGACGGCATTGTCTCCCTGCGCTTCCAGAGGCCTTtctgacccccacccccttctaTGGCGGCTTCGTCTTTAGTTCCGGCCTGTATTCGAAAATTGAGCTGATTCCTGTCCACCTGGACAGCGAGGTCAGAATggggccccttcccctgctcagcccctccccaccaggcaATGGAATGTTCCAAGGGCATTTGGAAGGTGTAGGGGACCTCACTCTCCTCCCCTATAAGtgatggtggggggtggagaatgGAGAAATTAGGGCAAAGAGGGCATGAGGGACGGCAGCCCTGAGAATGAGGGATTGTGCGGTGTGTAGAGGAGCGAGGGACCGGTTGCTTGGAAGCATTCAGGTAGGCAGTGCTCAGGCAGTGTCTGTCTTCCAGAGCACGGATGCGAACCCCTGTCCGTTCCAGCTCACCGTGGACAAGTTAGAGCGAGCTCTGCTCGAGTCGACCCTTGCAGTAAGGAGGGACCCATGTCTTCGCGGTGGGTGCTGCTGCCCCTGAGAGGGGCTGAGTACTGAGACCCAGGACCACGTTCTCACCGAGGTGTTGTAGGCTCCTTCTTCGGAGGAGGGGGTATCCCAGGGGCATGTCCCTCTAGGAGctctgagccctgagccctgtcTCTGGGGGCCGACCCCAGAGCTCCTCCTTGCCCCGCTCTGTGTGGGCAGTAAGGGAGCTGCGTGCTGCAGATCCTAAGCTGCTGAGATCCCAGCTAGACGCCTCGGGGAGGTACCCAAAACTAGGTATCCTGACTTGACCTTCAGCTGAACCTGAGGTAGATGTGAAGGACCTGTTGGGTTCACCTCAGTgatgttttttgggggttttgtttatttgggggctttggtggttttgttggttttttggtttggttttgttttttttttaggggaaaaaggTGAGAGGCCTCATACTAATCAACCCTCAGAATCCCCTCGGAGACGTCTACTCCCGAGACTTACTGGAAGAATGCCTGGGATTTGCCAAGAGGTGGGGGTTCCAGTCCTTGGGACTAGACGAAGTCCCTGAACAGGGTTCCTATCACTCATGGCCAGGAAGCTGGAACCAGATGTAATCTATCCCAATATTCTTACTGCATGATACTCACTGAAATTGAAGTGGAAGAAAATGCATCCACATGCTTCAACCAAACATTTTTTGCCTtgctcccctgtcccccacccgGTACAGACACCCACATAACAATTGTAATctggtttgttgtttttcctctttttgtcatGTAACCACTTTCTCCCAGCATCCCTTTCCCATCTACTTGGCCTGAAGCACCGAGGAAGCCAGACTCTCAGACCTTGTGGGGTGAAGACGTGTCCCCAGAGAACCCTCGTGTCCCATTTTCACGAACATGTTACCATCGGTTTTCTCTGGAGTCCTGAAATAGCCCTATTTGTTAGGGGTGCTAATCTCCCATTTTCTAGAAGAATCACACTTACGCAAATGTCATAACTCTAGTCCAGACCAATTCATGGCACAGCATGAGGACAAGAGGAAGAACCTGGAAGTGTGTGGGCTGGAATCTGACAGAACTAGGATCAGATCCAAGCTCGAGCACCTGCTAATTGAGGCACTCACTTTGTCACAGAAATGGTTTCTTCATCCATGCAGTGGAGATACCAGCTCTGCTTGGGAGGGTTGTTGGGAGAAGAAGCAGGGTGATTTGTACTAGCACTTAGCCCGCTGAAGGCCACTGTCCAATCGGCCCCCAGGTGGGAGCTCCTGATTATACTAGATGTAAAACTCTTGGGGACACAGAGCCCTCTGCATTGCATTGGTCTCTGCTTGACGGCTGAAGGATTAGATGTTCTCTTGACTGTCTTTGGGTCCTCTTCCTTCTTACCTCTAAGCCAGGTCTGAAGACCCCCCCTTCTGGTGTACCCTCCTTATATGTTACTGTGTCCCTTGGAAGGGTTGGATGCGCTGTGGGAGCAGCATGTGAACGGTCTCCAGAGAAGCCCATGAAAGAAAGGGACTGGAGATGGGAGAGAACCTAGATAATGTTCTCCCTCTTTGGCCCAACCTGCAGGTACAACCTCCATGTGATTATAGATGAGATTTACATGCTGTCTGTGTTTGACGACTCTGTCACATTCCACAGCGTTCTGAGCATGGAAAGGTGAGTTTGTTGGCCTCTTCTGGAGTTGGGAATGTGAGCCATGAAGTTCCTGCTTTTGCAGGGTGCGTTCATGGGCCATATTCTTGATTGGCTGTGTACTAGGAACTGGAGCTAAGTGCCTCCAGGAGTGTGGAAATGACCAAAGCATCCTCTTTCCTCCTAAGTATCTTTTTACAATGCTGTTTTGTACATGAGATAACTTTGAAGGTAAGGTAGAAAGCACACTGTCAAAAGTCTACATAAAACCCCACAGAAGGTCAGGGTAGGAATTTCTTGATAAGTAGTGcatagggaaagaagagaaatagaacaCTTTCTTAAGGGTAGCGTGTGGCCTTAAGATAGGATCCCAGCAGCTAAAGCAAGGCCAAGGCCATGCCTGGCAGAACGTACAGTTTTACCCAAAGTGGGGCAGTTAGAAATAggtgaacacattttaaaaatggtgggTGGCCCACGTGTGTGAAGAGCTCATTGCTAGGAAGGTGGCTTTGGACCAGCAGCAGGAAGGTCATGAGTCAGGCCAAGGGGGCCAGACTTCATTCAGTGGGCACTCAGGAGCTCTTCCATCTAGTTCCCCAAGGATACCTTTTGCTGACTCCCTGGCTGTTAACTGGGGCAACTGTTTCTTGAACTTTGGGCCCCAGAGGCTCTTATTTCTAGGCAGGACCTCAAATCCGTTTTCCTCTCTTGTCCTCATTGACCTCAAGTCTTCATCCTTTCAGTAGTTCATAACCTTGATTGTACCATCTCCTCTCCAGTTTGCCTGACCCCAACAGGACCCATGTGATCTGGGGCACCAGTAAGGTGAGCCCCAGCTTCCTGTCCTTGGGTAGAAAAGGAAAGGGGGCCAGGAGATGGGCAAACCAGGCACTCCTTCCCTTACctcttttcctctaggattttggcaTCTCTGGCTTCCGCTTTGGTGTTCTTTACACGCACAACAAGGAGGTGGCCTCTGCTGTGAGCTCTTTTGGCTATCTCCACGGTATCTCCGGCATTGCCCAGTACAAGCTGTGCCGGCTGCTTCAGGACCAAGGTAATGAGTCCCATCCTGGGCTGGGATCATGGCTAGGCATCATGGCTATGGGGGAGTTCCTGGGTCTTCTTGGGCCACTGACATACCTCTAGTCCACCAAGAACCTGTTCGCGGACTTGGGCTTAATGGTGGCAGGACAGGAAGTTTGAAAGCGGGCGGGATGCTGCTAGGTTTGTGCActagggcagagggggaaggcgGAGCTGCTGGTCTAAAACACAGATGGGCTTTCGTGTTTGGCTGCCTGGGAGCTCGAGCTCTGCCTGGAAAGGGCAGAGGCAAATTGTTCTCTAAGGCTTGAAAGACAGAAACCCAATGCAAAGGTCAATTTTCCCTCCCCAATACCCTGCTTGCTTTGGGCAAAGATGACCCCAAATGCCACAATTCCTTGAAGACCTCATCTTCCAAGGTGGCCAAAGGAGAGCTACCATTTGGGCAAGCTGGTGTGGCTAGACCTATGGCACCTGGATTCAATTTCCTCCATGGATCACAAGTGAATCCTGGCTTCAGAGGaaacctccccctcccacctcatTTGTTTAATGCCATCACCCAAACTTAGATAAGGCCCCCTTTCTTTAATTCCCTATAACAGAGCGGATGCCAGGCTGGAGGGTTTAAATTAAAAGCTGGGATATAATGATACAAATTAATGTAATTTGATAATCTGTTTTAGAGGCAATTTGCTTTCAGCTTTGGCAGGGTGGCTAAGAGAAGTCCAACCAGATGGCCCCATGCGTGGTGCCAGGCCCTTTGATATGTGGCAGAAACCAGGTTCCTGGCCCCTTGGACACAAGTTCTCCACCTTGGGCACCTGGGACTTATCTGGGGAGCTTAAATGCTGATACGTGGGCTCTATCCCCAAAGATTCCAGTTTTGATCTGCAGGTGTAAGCTGGGCATTGGgacttttaaaagctccccaagaGGTTCTAATGTGCTACCAGTGCTAAGAACAACTGGGTaaagaaccccccaccccccagcataTCTAGGTTTCTCCAAGTCCACTGCGTGAGCCTCCGAATATCTCCCCAGTTGGCAACAGAACATCTACTTTCTTCATTGTCCCCCTTCTGGGGGACTCTGATTCTGTGTCAGGGATGTCAAGCCAAGTGGAACATTCCTACTGACCTACTGAGAAGGTGTGCTGGGTATGGCTATCCTCAGCCCAGAAAGAACCCAGAGTCTGGCTTGGATAGAAATCCCAAAGAGGGAGCATCTGATAAGGCTCCTGCTGGCAGATTTCCGCTACCAGAGCCCTGACAGCTCTCTTCCCCGACCCGTCCAGAATGGATTGACACAGTGTACCTGCCCACTTACCGGTCCAGGCTGCAGAAAGCTCATAGATACATTACTAAGAAGCTGAAGGCACTGGGGATCCCTTTTCTCAACCGTGGCTCTGGCCTCTACATCTGGATCAACTTGCAAGTGGTGAGCTGTGGGAATGAGGCCCCGGTATTCTGGGGTGGAGCTGCCTGGTGTGTCTTCAGCTCAGCTCTGTCCTTCGGCCTTCCCTAGTACCTGGATCCGTGCACCTTtgaggaagagctgctgctgcatCACCGCTTTCTGGACAACAAGCTGATGTTGTCCCGCGGCAAGACCTACACATGTAAGGAGCCTGGCTGGTTCCGCATTGTCTTTGCGGATAAGCCCCTCCGGCTAAAACAAGGTGAGTGGTCCCAACCTCAAGATCGTGGCATCCTTCAAAGATGCTCCATCAGTTCCTCTATTGCCCAATTCCTGGATTTTCCCTCTTTTGGGGCCTTTAGCAGCCTGTAGCGCCAGCCTGGCTGTAGCATCTACTTTCATGTCTTTGAGCTCCTTTGCAAACAGGAACCGAGAGGCACTCGAACACCGCACCCTTTGGGTCTGTTCTGTGCCTGTCTGGAGTGGGGCATTGGGACTACCCACAAAGAAGTGGTATACTGCCCTTGTGGGACTAGTGGTGTATGGCCGGGGAGATAGACCAGTAGAAGACCTTGGGGGTCCCTGTATGTTCTCCTGTGGAGTTCAGATTCTCCTCTGAAGGTTATGGAGACTCCGACCTTCATTTTGCCAATTTTCTGTTGCATCTTGCCACATACTGGATACTGTTCTATCTCTGGGAACAGAACCGTTAACGAGAGAACATTTATGTCACCGAAATACCTTTTGGAGAATGGACTGAGCAAAGAGAGGCAGATAGAAAACCCGATGAGGTCAAGGGCATGAGCCAGGTTCCTGGATTTGATGTAGAGCTGCAGGTGTCCGGCAGGCAGATGCTGGGGTAGTGCAGCTTAATGAGAGCGGCTGGAGCCGGAAATCCATCCTCAAGAAGGGAGGCTGAACTTCAACATCCCTGAGCAAGGCACTCTGCAGTGGTCTGCCAGGATCTGGGGATGTCTGGGACCCACCTGCAAACTCACTAAATTTTTGTGTCTCTGTCCCTGTTTGGACCCTCCAGCCATGTACCGGTTCTACCAGGTGCTGGAGGAGCAGAAGCAGCGTCTGAGAGTGAAGCAGCTGGAGAGCACACAGAGAGAGTAAGCGGTCGGCCTCCCACCCAGAGGCTGCAGCCAGGCACCTGCTCAGGGATCCCCTGACGGCGGCCACCGGGCCAAAAGCAGGGGTTTGCACCTGGTgctgtgactgagccacccatgggctCCTCCAGGAACGGGCTCCTCTGACCCCGTCATCAACCTTCTCCAGCTGAGCATCTGCTGCTTTGGAATCTTTgcatctttttcatctttgctaGCCATCATAGGTGTATGTGAAATGTTTTTATGGGGATTGGGGTGGGGCCTTGCTGGGTCCTGattttggtggttttatttttgtaggCTGCATCTAATAAATTTCATGTTCTTTCAAATTCTaggcttgttttctttctttacactCATTTGTGTCAACTCTGGgagattttttttggggggggggtctcttttAAATTCTAAGGCAAGTTGCATGTGAAGAGTACTGTCCAAGGAAAAATCAAAAAGCAGTATTACAGCAAATCCTGATTCTTTAgggtatatctatctatctatctatctatctatctatctatatctcagATAGTGTTCTTTATAAATAGACACAAGGAATTCACTGGATGAATGAGGGAGCCCATGGGACCAGAGAGAAGATGAAGACgtgaaagaagagaagcagagggggaccTGGGACATCAGTAATGAGGGCTAATAGACAGTCAGGACAGTCAGGACACTGTCCTCATTTGAAAGGGACAGTCATGGAAGGGGTCAACTATTTTGTCTACCACTCAAGATTTGAATGTTTGAGTGGAGAAAACGTCATATCTccctatccatgagcatggaatctccttccatttatttaggtctttaatttcacTCGGCAAGGTCTTTGTGGATTTCAGAGCACACATTTCGTCCTACACACATCCTGTTATCTCTGTATGATGCTTTTCATGTTCTGCTAAAGGTATTGCTaacttcattttctaattgtttgctGCTAGTAtgaaacaactgatttttgtatcttgTATCTATCAAGAGCTTTGAAGGCTCTGAGATTTTACCCTACTTAAAAACAGCTTTCGAGGATGCTAGCAGAAGACATGAGAATACTGGGTCAGAGATAAAGGACAGCTTCTTACTCACAGTGGAATCAGAGAATCAGCTTCTGGTTCCCCAAGCCCTGCTTTCTAGAAGGCAATGTGAGGAGGAACCACTGATGCCTGCACATGAAGTGCGGTGTCCTGCAGAAGAGGAAACCCAAGCTTAAAGAACAGGATTCTTGGCCAATGAGCAGTAAGCCTGCCTGAACTTTGGCCCCAAAGGAGACATTTTTATCATCCCGAATAATAAACCTACCCTTTGCTCTAGAGGAAGACATTATCCAATGCTGTTCActctaaatgtgtgtgtgtgtgtgtgtgtgtgtgtgtgtgtgtgtacctcctTGAAGAGAGCCTAGAACAAAGACAGTCAGTGCCCCTCCTTGTAAGACAGACAGAAACATGAGAGACCTAGGAAGAATCCTCTCCTGACAGTATCTTGTGATCTTGCTAAACTCATTATTAGCCTTAGGAGCATGGCGGGGGAAAGggagatttctttaattttttaatgtatatgatCATGTTGATTATAAATAAAGAcgattttccttcttcctttttaatgtttctcatatttctttttatgtaagattttattcatttattagagaaagagagcacgaatTGGttatgggacagagggagaagtagactccctactgagcagggagcctgacatgggctccatcctgagatcccaggatcatgaccctagctgaaggcagatgttcagccaactgagccacccaggcgccccaataattttCCTGTTCTAATTGCATTGCCTAGAACCTCCAGTACAATGTCAAACAAAGATAGTAAGGGAGGACATTCTTGTTCTCAATCTTAGCAGAACTGAGGCCACTCttgatccttttttctttttttttttttttcctaagaagaagcagggagccagagggagaggggaacagagaatctcaagcaggctctatgcccagtgagtagccgatctcataaccctgagatcatgacctgagtggaaatcaaggtcagatgcctaaccgactgagccacccaggcacctgactcTTAGTCTTAGTAAGTATTTTTCATATTGCCCTTTCCCAGATAAGAGTTCCTTcaattcctagtttgctgagttTTTTTCCTTGAATGAGGGTTCTGTTTTTGTCATGTTCTTATCTATACCTCTAGAGAAGATAAAATTCCTTTAAGTATTAATGTAGTAGATTACactgaactttttaaatattaagggAGGGTCCTATTCCTACAATAAGGTGCATATAGTCACGACGCATTCTCCTTGTATatattgttgatttgtttttttttttaagattttatttatttatatgacagagatcacaagcagacggagaggcaggcagagagggagatagagggaagcaggctctccgctgagcagagaacccgatgcgggactcgatcccaggaccccgagatcatgacctgagccgaaggcagtggcttaatccactgagccacccaggcactcctgatttggttttatattaagaattttacatctatttttttgAGTAGTGTGCTGTAACTTTCTTTTTAGTAACACATGGTTGGTTTTGCTATCAGAGTAATAATGACCTCATAAATATGTTGGCAATCTTCGTTCCTCCATTTTCTGAACGTTTGtgtcaagttaattttttaaaaatattttaaaaggttggTAAAATCCACTTATAAAGCCATCTATACTGGAATTTTCTTTATGGGGAGGTTTTTTTTACTCATAAACTTAATTTCTGTAGATACTGGGTGATTCACATTTCCTGTTTCTTGTGGTCAGTTTTGGCAacttgtgtctttcaagaaaatGTGTCCATTTAAGTTCAATTCCTGAGAATGTTAATGTTCCAGACTGACCCTGACCTTCCCCTATCAAAGGTGCCCTTGTCTCCAACAATCCACCCTCTCACTAGCTAACTAGGACTTACCCTTCGGAGCTCTGCCATCATTTCCTGAGTGTGGGACTTCCCATGTGGGGCCAATGCATgtcttggggttgggggtggatcTCCCAGCTGCTTGCTTCCATGGCACCGGTAATCTCTTTCTTAATAGTCCTTCCATTTGTCCGTCTGCCTTCCCAATCAACTACTGGCCCACTGTTTTGCTTATCACGGTATCCCAGCACTTCGCAGAGAGCTGGCACAAGACAGACATTCGATAAGAGTACTTACCAGAATTAAATAGAATATGACTTAAATGGAGAGAACTGACTTGTTTTACAGAACATCGCACAGGGGACCAACAAAGTCATGAGAGCTGCTTAAGGTCACCATGTTCCTGGCAAGGCCACAGAGAAGACAAGCAGTGGAGTGGTTCCCAGCCATACTTGTCCTGAGGGATCCTGCTTGTTTGTTCCACTCAAGGCTCGGCGCAGGCTGGGGCCTGGGTACCCTAACTCACTGCCGATGCCCCAGGACGTGTAGGGGTCGGTGGAGGAGTTCAACAAAGGTCCCAACGAGCGAAAGGAGGAGAATTTTAAATGCCACTGTAAAAATTCTCACAGGGGAAGGATGTTTTAAGGATGCCCTCGCTTTAACCCCGAAAGGCTTCTCCATGGGTGCAAGCAGGAGTACGTTTGCCAAGTAACCTCCGAGACTCTAACTGCTTCCaaactgggaaactgaggcccaggaggcagagggaggcgtCCTCTGGTGCCAGCAGAGACCCGGAACCGTGGCCTGACTCTTCCCCGCGGTGGTCTTCTCGGCTTCTGCTGTGCGCGGGCCGGGGTCGGCACCGGGAAGGATGGGGGCggaggcgtgggggggggggggccggacCCCCGGGGGGTCAGGGAACCCGGCAGCACGCGGGGCACGCCTGGGTGTCTGGGAAGCCGGAGGGCGGGTCCGGGCGGCGGAAGCGACCAGGGCGCCCGATTCAGCAGCGCCGGTGCTGCCTCCCCCGCGCCGCCCGGGGCTGCGATCGCGCTTTGCCCGGCAGCGGAGCGGGGCCTCCCTCGGCGCGGGCTCGGGGATCGCCCGCAGGAGTCGCCGCTTGCGTCTCGCAGTCCCCGGCCCGGCGCACACTTCCTTGTCCGCGAACCTCAGACGTGTCGTCTCGCGAGGCTCAGCCGCCCGCCGAGGCCTCGTCCCCGCCGCGCTGCGGCAGGAACCCGGACCCTGCGCTCCAGCCCGGCGTCGCTCCCGCTGCTCTGCCCGGCCGCCGGCCCGCGCCGCCGGGGGTGGGGAGCGAGGTGAGCGCCGGGAGAGCCTGGCACGTGGAGCGGGGGAAGGGGTGCTTCGGGGAACCGTGTTTACCCGCGGGGACGCCCCGGGGGTCGGGGCCGCTGGCTGTCCCCCGGCACTGGGTGTGCGGGCTTGCCTCTGGACAGACCGGGAATTCGGCGAGGAGCGATGATAACCTATTTTACCGAACTTGAGCCACGAGCCGGCATTAGT
This sequence is a window from Mustela nigripes isolate SB6536 unplaced genomic scaffold, MUSNIG.SB6536 HiC_scaffold_148, whole genome shotgun sequence. Protein-coding genes within it:
- the LOC132008357 gene encoding probable inactive 1-aminocyclopropane-1-carboxylate synthase-like protein 2 codes for the protein MSHPSDAVHLPWGQMGSQGLGNQGVHTQPMEMMLHLKQAIEKHMRQLATRHQQQDLVPEDKRPYQAPGEQEALLGNLMYQLVNLLQSGATDGPGLQPSCPSLDVKGDAGGGQWQWAQSSRQPAQPGYQLNDPEATFVSQHLSRRGIDISASYQASFQDYKMYQGDKYHEDENTLGFINLGLSENKLCLDLMTERLSQSDMNVIEDVLLQYPDWSGHPFLREEVARFLTCYCKVPAQLDPENVVVLNGCSSVFSTLAMVLCDPGEAFLTPTPFYGGFVFSSGLYSKIELIPVHLDSESTDANPCPFQLTVDKLERALLESTLAGKKVRGLILINPQNPLGDVYSRDLLEECLGFAKRYNLHVIIDEIYMLSVFDDSVTFHSVLSMESLPDPNRTHVIWGTSKDFGISGFRFGVLYTHNKEVASAVSSFGYLHGISGIAQYKLCRLLQDQEWIDTVYLPTYRSRLQKAHRYITKKLKALGIPFLNRGSGLYIWINLQVYLDPCTFEEELLLHHRFLDNKLMLSRGKTYTCKEPGWFRIVFADKPLRLKQAMYRFYQVLEEQKQRLRVKQLESTQRE